The Rhododendron vialii isolate Sample 1 chromosome 8a, ASM3025357v1 genome has a window encoding:
- the LOC131299018 gene encoding uncharacterized protein LOC131299018, translated as MVVGGTGRGGDPSSKYGTIAPRGRGRGRGGTTAPLPGIVIRETNPNTRVDIGTNKGVNCEKGKQPIVCRGKAPITRIGGAPRVGLPTPQGWRRSTRMGNAIFWTQPQTSSAASCGSGGGSGSTTMPSTQPSSSTPSTQKSAT; from the exons ATGGTGGTTGGAGGCACAGGAAGAGGTGGTGATCCTTCATCAAAGTATGGCACTATTGCCCcaaggggaagaggaagaggaagaggtggaACCACTGCTCCACTTCCTGGAATTGTGATTAGAGAAACAAATCCTAACACTAGGGTGGATATTGGTACAAACAAAGGTGTAAACTGTGAGAAGGGTAAACAGCCCATAGTTTGTAGAGGTAAAGCACCAATAACAAGGATTGGAGGTGCTCCAAGGGTGGGTTTGCCAACACCACAG GGATGGAGAAGATCCACAAGGATGGGGAATGCCATATTTTGGACTCAACCACAAACTTCATCTGCAGCATCatgtggcagtggtggtggaagtggtagTACCACAATGCCAAGCACTCAACCATCAAGTTCAACCCCAAGTACCCAAAAATCAGCCACTTGA